One window of the Ictidomys tridecemlineatus isolate mIctTri1 chromosome 11, mIctTri1.hap1, whole genome shotgun sequence genome contains the following:
- the Uts2 gene encoding urotensin-2: MYQLASCCLLFIGFLNPLVSLPVTDSRDMSLQLPAPEDDARLALEELERASILKLLPEVLGAGRGDRLLGAERGDRLLGAERGDGLWEAGYTDAMLRTFQKQDGAFHCCCSGLFWLQAFPEEGPNIFLSQLLARPRKQHKQHGPPLECFWKYCV, translated from the exons ATGTACCAGCTGGCCTCCTGCTGCTTGCTCTTTATAGGATTCTTAAATCCTCTCGTATCTCTTCCTGTCACTGACTCCAGGGACATGTCTCTCCAGCTCCCAG CACCTGAAGACGACGCGAGGTTGGCCCTGGAGGAGCTGGAAAGAGCCTCCATCCTAAAGCTGCTGCCAGAGGTGCTGGGTGCGGGCAGAGGAGACAGGCTGCTGGGTGCGGAGAGAGGCGACAGGCTGCTGGGTGCGGAGAGAGGCGACGGGCTCTGGGAAGCAGGTTA CACGGACGCCATGCTCAGGACATTCCAGAAACAAGATGGAGCCTTTCACTGC TGTTGCTCTGGATTGTTCTGGTTGCAGGCTTTTCCTGAAGAGGGTCCTAACATTTTTCTGAGTCAGCTCTTGGCCAGACCCAGGAAACAGCACAAGCAGCACGGGCCCCCCCTGGAGTGCTTCTGGAAGTACTGCGTCTAG